A single region of the Hirundo rustica isolate bHirRus1 chromosome 17, bHirRus1.pri.v3, whole genome shotgun sequence genome encodes:
- the DIABLO gene encoding diablo IAP-binding mitochondrial protein isoform X2 encodes MAAGGRWLRSCCSVLRRSFPVLASVRQRGLAGRSGRWHQAVGLGVALCAVPVVEQSSGSLSNDALIRRAVSLVTDSTATLLSQTTYALIEALTEYTKAVYTLVSLYKQYSNLLGKMDSEEVDAVWQVVIGARVDMTTKQQEYLRLESSWMTALRLSEMAAEAAYQSGADQASVTARSHIQVVKSQVQEVRLLSQKAETKLAEAQTEELIKKQGENSSLPQGVSGNTDDDPYLRED; translated from the exons atggcggcgggcgggcggtggCTGCGGAGCTGCTGCTCCGTGCTCAG acGCAGCTTCCCAGTCCTGGCCAGCGTCCGGCAGCGAGGCCTGGCGGGCAGGAGCGGGCGGTGGCACCAggccgtggggctgggggtggcccTGTGCGCCGTCCCCGTCGTGGAG cagagctcggGGTCCCTCAGCAACGACGCCCTGATCAGAAGAGCCGTGTCCCTGGTGACAGACAGCACGGCCACGCTGCTCTCCCAGACCACCTACGCGCTGATCGAGGCGCTCACCGAGTACACCAAG GCAGTTTATACCCTGGTGTCTCTCTACAAGCAATACTCAAATCTCCTTGGGAAGATGGACTCGGAAGAGGTGGATGCAGTCTGGCAGGTGGTCATAGGAGCCAGAGTGGAT ATGACCACCAAGCAGCAGGAATACCTCAGGCTGGAATCCAGCTGGATGACAGCGCTGCGGCTGTCGGAGATGGCGGCAGAGGCCGCCTATCAGTCAG GTGCAGACCAGGCCTCGGTGACAGCCCGCAGCCACATCCAGGTGGTGAAGTCCCAGGTGCAGGAGGTGCGGCTGCTGTCCCAGAAAGCAGAGACCAAATTAGCTGAAGCTCAGACGGAGGAGCTCATAAAAAAACAAGGAGAGAACTCTTCGTTGCCACAGGGTGTTTCAGGAAATACAGACGATGACCCTTACCTTCGGGAGGACTGA
- the DIABLO gene encoding diablo IAP-binding mitochondrial protein isoform X1, giving the protein MAAGGRWLRSCCSVLRRSFPVLASVRQRGLAGRSGRWHQAVGLGVALCAVPVVEQQSSGSLSNDALIRRAVSLVTDSTATLLSQTTYALIEALTEYTKAVYTLVSLYKQYSNLLGKMDSEEVDAVWQVVIGARVDMTTKQQEYLRLESSWMTALRLSEMAAEAAYQSGADQASVTARSHIQVVKSQVQEVRLLSQKAETKLAEAQTEELIKKQGENSSLPQGVSGNTDDDPYLRED; this is encoded by the exons atggcggcgggcgggcggtggCTGCGGAGCTGCTGCTCCGTGCTCAG acGCAGCTTCCCAGTCCTGGCCAGCGTCCGGCAGCGAGGCCTGGCGGGCAGGAGCGGGCGGTGGCACCAggccgtggggctgggggtggcccTGTGCGCCGTCCCCGTCGTGGAG cagcagagctcggGGTCCCTCAGCAACGACGCCCTGATCAGAAGAGCCGTGTCCCTGGTGACAGACAGCACGGCCACGCTGCTCTCCCAGACCACCTACGCGCTGATCGAGGCGCTCACCGAGTACACCAAG GCAGTTTATACCCTGGTGTCTCTCTACAAGCAATACTCAAATCTCCTTGGGAAGATGGACTCGGAAGAGGTGGATGCAGTCTGGCAGGTGGTCATAGGAGCCAGAGTGGAT ATGACCACCAAGCAGCAGGAATACCTCAGGCTGGAATCCAGCTGGATGACAGCGCTGCGGCTGTCGGAGATGGCGGCAGAGGCCGCCTATCAGTCAG GTGCAGACCAGGCCTCGGTGACAGCCCGCAGCCACATCCAGGTGGTGAAGTCCCAGGTGCAGGAGGTGCGGCTGCTGTCCCAGAAAGCAGAGACCAAATTAGCTGAAGCTCAGACGGAGGAGCTCATAAAAAAACAAGGAGAGAACTCTTCGTTGCCACAGGGTGTTTCAGGAAATACAGACGATGACCCTTACCTTCGGGAGGACTGA
- the LOC131378673 gene encoding uncharacterized LOC128125816 homolog has translation MPDSFAIHFLKVLRELLAFVLFSYTVLLGALLLAGWTTYFLVLK, from the coding sequence ATGCCGGACTCCTTCGCCATCCACTTCCTCAAGGTGCTGCGGGAGCTGCTGGCCTTCGTGCTGTTCAGCTACACGGTGCTGCTCGGGGCGCTGCTGCTGGCCGGCTGGACCACCTATTTCCTGGTGCTTAAATga
- the VPS33A gene encoding vacuolar protein sorting-associated protein 33A — protein MAAHLSSGRVNLTALREAGRRELREFLDKCAGSKAIVWDEYLTGPFGLIAQYSLLKEHEVEKMFTLKPGRLPPADVKNIIFFVRPKLELMDIITDNVLREDRGRSPQRDFHILFVPRRSLLCEQWLKEQGVLGSFIHREQYSLDLIPFDGDLLSMESESAFKECYLESDQTSLYHAAKGLMTLQALYGTIPQIFGKGDCARHVANMMIRMKREFPGSQNSIFPVFDTLLLLDRNVDLLTPLATQLTYEGLIDEIYGIQNTYVKLPPEKFAPKKQGEGGKDLPTEPKKLQLNSAEELYAEIRDKNFNAVGSVLSKKAKIISAAFEERHHAKTVGEIKQFVSQLPHMQAARSSLANHTSIAELIKDITTSEDFFDNLTVEQEFMSGIDTDKVNNYIEDCIAQKHPLIKILRLVCLQSVCNSGLKQKVLDHYKREILQTYGYEHILTLNNLEKAGLLKPQTGGRNNYPTIRKTLRLWMDDVNEQNPNDISYVYSGYAPLSVRLAQLLARPGWRSIEEVLKMLPGPHFEERQQLPTGLQKKRQHGENRVTLVFFLGGVTYAEIAALRFLSQMEDGGTEYIIATTKLINGTTWIKSLMEKLEPAPF, from the exons ATGGCGGCGCACCTGAGCTCGGGCCGGGTGAACCTGACGGCGCTGCGCGAGGCGGGGCGGCGCGAGCTGCGGGAATTCCTCGACAAGTGCGCGGGCTCCAAG GCCATCGTGTGGGACGAGTACCTGACCGGCCCCTTCGGGCTCATCGCGCAGTACTCGCTGCTCAAG GAGCATGAGGTGGAGAAGATGTTCACGCTCAAGCCCGGCCGGCTGCCCCCGGCCGACGTCAAGAACATCATCTTCTTCGTCAGGCCCAAGCTGGAGCTGATGGACATCATCACGGACAACGTGCTCAG GGAAGACAGAGGCCGCTCTCCGCAGAGAGATTTCCACATCCTGTTCGTGCCGCGCCGCAGCCTCCTGTGCGAGCAGTGGCTGAAGGAGCAGGGCGTGCTGGGCTCCTTCATCCACCGCGAGCAGTACAGCCTGGACCTGATCCCCTTCGACGGAGACCTGCTCTCCATGGAGTCTGAGAGCGCCTTCAAG GAATGTTACCTGGAGAGCGACCAGACCAGTCTGTACCATGCTGCAAAGGGGCTGATGACGCTGCAGGCTCTCTACGGAACCATCCCGCAGATTTTTGGGAAAGGCGACTGTGCTCGG CACGTGGCCAACATGATGATCAGGATGAAGCGCGAGTTCCCTGGGAGCCAGAATTccatttttcctgtctttgatACCCTCCTGTTGCTGGACCGCAACGTGGACCTGCTGACCCCGCTGGCCACGCAGCTGACGTACGAGGGGCTGATAGATGAGATCTATGGCATTCAGAACA CTTATGTGAAACTCCCTCCTGAGAAGTTTGCCCCGAAGAAGCAGGGTGAGGGCGGGAAAGATCTCCCCACGGAACCCAAGAAGCTCCAGCTGAACTCTGCGGAAGAGCTTTATGCCGAAATCCGAGACAAGAACTTCAACGCTGTGGGGTCAGTGCTGAGCAAGAAGGCCAAGATCATCTCAGCAGCCTTTGAG GAAAGGCACCACGCCAAGACTGTTGGAGAGATTAAGCAGTTTGTGTCCCAGCTGCCTCACATGCAGGCGGCGAGGAGCTCGCTGGCAAACCACACCTCCATCGCAGAGCTCATCAAAGACATCACCA CATCTGAAGATTTCTTTGATAATTTAACAGTGGAACAAGAGTTCATGTCTGGAATAGACACAGACAAG GTTAACAATTATATTGAAGACTGCATAGCTCAAAAACATCCATTAATCAAGATCTTGCGTCTCGTTTGCTTGCAATCCGTGTGCAATAGTGGGCTGAAGCAGAAGGTTCTGGACCATTACAAAAGAGAGATTCTCCAG ACATATGGCTATGAACATATATTGACCTTAAACAACTTGGAAAAGGCTGGACTGCTGAAACCCCAGACAGGTGGCAGGAATAACTACCCAACCATCAGGAAAACGCTGCGCCTGTGGATGGATGATGTTAATGAGCAG AACCCCAATGACATCTCGTACGTGTACAGCGGCTACGCCCCGCTGAGCGTGCGCCTGGCCCAGCTGCTGGCCCGGCCGGGCTGGCGCAGCATCGAGGAGGTTTTGAAGATGCTGCCAGGGCCCCATTttgaggagaggcagcagctccctacAGGACTGCAGAAAAAGC GTCAGCACGGTGAGAACAGAGTGACCCTGGTGTTCTTCCTGGGGGGTGTGACGTACGCAGAAATCGCCGCGCTGCGATTTCTGTCCCAGATGGAGGATGGAGGCACAGAGTACATCATTGCCACTACAAAACTGATCAACGGGACGACCTGGATCAAATCCTTGATGGAAAAACTGGAGCCTGCCCCGTTCTAG